A genomic segment from Segniliparus rotundus DSM 44985 encodes:
- a CDS encoding DivIVA domain-containing protein produces the protein MRLTPEDVHNIAFGSPPEGFQGYNPEDVDVFVDLLEESVRLYRDDIVKLEARVAELEAQNAQRPAGATNAAGGFPPVEPGADPVSLLLLPRHVIRQLLTQAQAESERLLGEFAARAAQTGHSSPLRPAVTIFVADE, from the coding sequence ATGCGCTTGACCCCCGAGGACGTGCACAACATAGCTTTCGGGTCCCCGCCAGAGGGTTTCCAGGGTTACAACCCGGAGGACGTGGACGTTTTCGTCGACCTCCTTGAGGAATCGGTGCGGCTCTACCGGGACGACATCGTCAAACTCGAGGCCAGAGTGGCCGAGCTCGAGGCGCAGAATGCCCAGCGGCCGGCCGGGGCGACGAACGCTGCTGGCGGGTTTCCGCCGGTCGAGCCGGGGGCGGACCCGGTGTCGTTGTTGCTTTTGCCGCGCCATGTCATCCGGCAGCTGCTCACGCAGGCACAAGCGGAGTCGGAGCGTTTGCTGGGCGAGTTCGCCGCCCGCGCCGCGCAGACAGGCCATTCTTCCCCGCTCCGACCTGCGGTGACGATCTTCGTCGCAGACGAGTGA
- a CDS encoding YggT family protein: MDLVLVVLRSLLAAFWLLLIVRSVVELVQSFSPDWRPKGVLVVVLELVFMVTDPPVRFFRRIIPNTTIGAVRVDISLMVLMFVVLIALRLVS, encoded by the coding sequence ATGGATTTGGTGCTGGTCGTCCTTCGATCGCTCTTAGCCGCTTTCTGGCTCCTGCTGATCGTTCGTAGCGTGGTGGAACTCGTGCAGAGCTTCTCTCCGGACTGGCGGCCGAAGGGAGTCCTGGTCGTCGTCTTGGAGTTGGTGTTCATGGTGACGGATCCGCCGGTGCGGTTTTTCCGCAGGATCATCCCCAACACCACTATCGGGGCCGTCCGGGTGGACATCTCGTTGATGGTGTTGATGTTTGTGGTGCTGATCGCTTTGCGGTTGGTGTCGTGA
- a CDS encoding cell division protein SepF, with amino-acid sequence MSALQKVKAYFGMMPADAYEDEYLEDERQLAPRARRYREDYADYEPAYEWGHLPPGGEYEPAIAGRGASRAVVGTLAARRGHERYDLDYRRPSAYEEAGALSKITTLRPKDYSEARTIGERFRDGSPVIMDLVQMDNADAKRLVDFAAGLAFALRGSFDKVATKVFLLSPADVDVSPEERRRIAEAGFYNHR; translated from the coding sequence ATGAGCGCGCTCCAAAAGGTCAAGGCCTATTTCGGCATGATGCCAGCTGACGCGTACGAGGACGAGTACCTTGAGGACGAGCGCCAGCTGGCCCCCAGGGCCCGCCGGTACCGCGAGGACTACGCGGACTACGAGCCCGCGTACGAGTGGGGGCACCTCCCCCCGGGCGGCGAGTACGAGCCCGCCATCGCGGGCCGGGGCGCTTCCCGCGCCGTCGTCGGCACGCTGGCCGCCCGCCGCGGGCATGAGCGCTATGACTTGGATTACCGTCGTCCCTCCGCGTACGAGGAGGCGGGCGCGCTCTCAAAGATCACCACGTTGCGTCCGAAGGATTACAGCGAGGCCCGCACGATCGGGGAGCGCTTCCGCGACGGATCGCCGGTGATCATGGATTTGGTGCAGATGGACAACGCCGACGCGAAGCGTCTGGTCGATTTCGCCGCAGGTCTCGCGTTCGCCTTGCGCGGGTCCTTCGACAAGGTGGCGACCAAGGTGTTCTTGCTGTCGCCCGCAGATGTGGACGTGAGCCCGGAGGAGCGCCGCCGGATCGCTGAGGCGGGTTTCTACAACCACCGCTGA
- a CDS encoding YggS family pyridoxal phosphate-dependent enzyme encodes MDRRTELAGRLEQVRERIASACAKSGRDACEVTLVVVTKFFPASDVALLYELGCREFGESRDQEARAKAAQLAEAAPQARWHMIGQIQRNKAKSIASWAHVVQSVDDSRLVAAFEKTAQPLDVLVQVSLDGDEKRSGAAAERVFELADQVEAASNLRLKGLMAIPPLGADPAQAFAALAALHAALKAAHPDATALSAGMSGDFETAIAAGSSCVRVGAAILGSRPIPSP; translated from the coding sequence ATGGACCGTCGGACTGAACTCGCCGGGCGCCTCGAACAGGTGCGGGAGCGGATCGCGTCGGCGTGCGCGAAGTCTGGCCGCGACGCCTGCGAAGTGACGCTTGTGGTGGTGACCAAGTTTTTCCCGGCGAGCGATGTGGCGTTGCTGTACGAGCTCGGCTGCCGAGAGTTCGGCGAGTCCAGGGACCAGGAGGCGCGGGCGAAAGCCGCCCAGCTCGCCGAAGCCGCCCCGCAAGCGCGCTGGCACATGATCGGCCAGATCCAGCGCAACAAGGCGAAATCCATCGCCTCGTGGGCCCATGTGGTGCAGTCGGTGGACGATTCGCGGCTGGTCGCCGCGTTTGAGAAGACCGCTCAGCCACTCGACGTCCTCGTCCAAGTGAGCCTGGACGGGGATGAGAAGAGGAGCGGCGCGGCGGCCGAGCGCGTCTTCGAACTGGCCGACCAGGTCGAGGCGGCTTCGAATTTGCGGCTCAAGGGGCTGATGGCGATTCCGCCGCTCGGCGCGGACCCCGCCCAGGCCTTCGCGGCGTTGGCGGCGCTACACGCCGCGCTCAAAGCCGCGCATCCGGACGCGACGGCCCTTTCGGCGGGCATGTCGGGCGATTTCGAGACGGCAATAGCGGCCGGATCGTCATGTGTGCGTGTCGGTGCCGCAATTTTGGGCTCCAGGCCGATACCCTCGCCCTAG
- the pgeF gene encoding peptidoglycan editing factor PgeF yields the protein MSVAAGAAGDGRSLVADKTGVPESRFVWLGQIHSAAVAVVDELWPASDGPITIPQTDGVVTNLPGVVLAVLTADCVPVLARDAHAGVIGAAHAGRRGAQGGIARGLVAAMAGLGADPSRIEVSLGPCASGARYEVPAQMRDEVEAALPGSACVTETGAAGLDLRSGLARQLRDCGVRSVESSEVCTIGESSHFSHRRGDWERFATLIWMADGPSD from the coding sequence ATGAGCGTTGCGGCGGGGGCGGCTGGCGACGGCCGGTCTCTTGTGGCCGACAAGACCGGCGTTCCCGAGTCTCGTTTTGTCTGGCTCGGCCAAATCCACAGCGCCGCTGTCGCTGTGGTGGACGAGTTGTGGCCCGCGTCCGACGGCCCGATCACCATCCCGCAGACCGATGGCGTGGTGACGAACCTCCCCGGTGTCGTCCTGGCCGTCCTGACCGCCGATTGCGTCCCGGTGCTCGCGCGTGACGCGCATGCGGGAGTGATCGGGGCGGCGCACGCCGGTCGGCGCGGCGCGCAGGGCGGGATCGCTCGCGGGCTGGTGGCCGCGATGGCCGGTCTCGGCGCCGACCCGTCCAGGATCGAGGTTTCCCTCGGGCCGTGCGCGAGCGGCGCCCGGTACGAGGTGCCCGCGCAGATGCGAGACGAGGTCGAGGCGGCGCTGCCGGGCAGCGCGTGCGTCACCGAGACGGGCGCGGCGGGGCTCGATCTTCGCAGTGGGCTGGCCCGTCAGTTGCGGGACTGCGGCGTCCGGTCGGTCGAATCGAGCGAGGTGTGCACAATCGGCGAATCGTCGCACTTCAGCCATCGCAGAGGAGACTGGGAGCGTTTCGCCACGTTGATTTGGATGGCTGATGGACCGTCGGACTGA
- the ftsZ gene encoding cell division protein FtsZ: MTSQHNYLAVLKVVGIGGGGVNAVNRMIEQGLKGVEFIAINTDAQALLMSDADVKLDIGRESTRGLGAGADPEMGRRAAEDAKEEIEELLRGADMVFVTAGEGGGTGTGAAPVVASIARKLGALTVGVVTRPFSFEGKRRGAQAETGIAALRESCDTLVVIPNDRLLQIGDMGVSLMDAFRSADEVLLNGVQGITDLITTPGLINVDFADVRGVMSGAGSALMGIGSARGEGRALKAAELAINSPLLEASMEGAHGVLISIAGGSDVGLFEINEAASLIQEAAHVDANIIFGTVIDDSLGDEVRVTVIAAGFDGGSPKARPIDSSRFRQNAQQAKAQPRPSNVFGDDFAPASEEVLAPAAVSSANGHRVVTDEGEDDVDVPPFMRR, translated from the coding sequence ATGACATCCCAGCACAACTACCTCGCAGTGCTGAAGGTCGTCGGGATTGGCGGCGGCGGGGTCAACGCCGTGAACCGGATGATCGAGCAGGGGCTCAAGGGCGTGGAGTTCATCGCGATCAACACGGACGCGCAAGCGCTGTTGATGAGCGACGCCGACGTGAAGCTCGACATCGGCCGCGAGTCCACCCGAGGCCTCGGCGCCGGAGCCGACCCCGAGATGGGCCGCCGTGCTGCCGAGGACGCGAAAGAAGAGATCGAAGAGCTGCTGCGCGGCGCGGACATGGTGTTCGTGACCGCTGGCGAAGGCGGCGGCACCGGCACGGGGGCGGCGCCGGTGGTCGCGTCCATCGCGCGCAAATTGGGCGCGCTCACCGTGGGCGTTGTGACCAGGCCGTTCTCCTTCGAGGGCAAGCGGCGTGGCGCGCAGGCCGAGACCGGCATCGCCGCGCTGCGCGAGTCTTGCGACACCCTCGTGGTCATCCCGAACGACCGGCTCCTGCAGATCGGGGACATGGGCGTGAGCCTCATGGACGCGTTCCGCAGCGCGGACGAGGTGCTGTTGAACGGCGTCCAGGGCATCACCGACCTGATCACGACCCCGGGCCTGATCAATGTGGACTTCGCCGACGTGCGCGGCGTCATGTCCGGCGCGGGCAGCGCTCTGATGGGCATCGGCTCGGCGCGGGGCGAGGGGCGTGCGCTGAAAGCCGCGGAGCTCGCGATCAATTCCCCGCTCCTGGAAGCCTCGATGGAAGGCGCGCACGGCGTGCTCATCTCCATCGCGGGCGGCTCGGACGTCGGCCTGTTCGAAATCAACGAAGCGGCCTCGCTGATCCAAGAGGCCGCGCATGTGGACGCGAACATCATCTTCGGCACGGTGATCGACGACTCTCTGGGCGACGAAGTCCGGGTCACGGTCATCGCGGCCGGTTTCGACGGCGGCTCCCCCAAGGCCCGTCCGATCGATTCCTCCCGTTTCCGGCAGAACGCGCAACAGGCCAAGGCGCAGCCGAGGCCCTCGAATGTCTTCGGCGACGACTTCGCCCCGGCTTCCGAAGAGGTCCTCGCCCCTGCTGCGGTCAGCTCTGCCAACGGCCACCGCGTGGTGACCGACGAGGGCGAAGACGATGTGGACGTGCCTCCTTTCATGCGTCGCTGA
- a CDS encoding alpha/beta hydrolase, producing the protein MSAALTRSRLERFDPAMFTRAADILSKQAQVAEERSQGFAEGLVQQSTGRWTGAAADALHDRAAGFEGTHRKEQMVLLNAMSIANLTQGHLSEAKGKILGKVAEVEGMPMFFQSEDGSRSYDCGDPFEVADDFTVHVKPLPGVPWELVQLLQARAFQLTEDVKALVGQFESLDAQLGQQIRHAVDFSGLALDANGHPYTPYDPSRDAKEAVEGMASGAVPDNPFILRYQWGKLTDEEKYEMHRRHPHIGDLDGIPAVDKDKYNRATFERETDEKKQNLQRIMDEHKDWKLDHAPHDPWTSEGREWLEWKKRADAAHTDLQKSLDLQNALKPVLDPNGNEITGQHRYLLQHDQDGRHVVVSAGNPDTATNTATFVPGTGEHADHLPGDMSRIDRMFDSAVKAGSPKDGTSVIAWFGYDAPDWVGENNPSSPAGAEAGAPLLDRFQDGLRATHEGDPAHATVVGHSYGSTVVGEAASHGRTLNADEVIYMGSPGVEMQSPSDLSLTGVPPSQAADHTWAAADKYDPVPLSEHAPVVHGPFGIPIPALPGTGLGPFGDAPLGPAPTGSDFNLPKSQIIPVDPHPPNPLDPFDYAHAHSEYWDNTPGKDTALRTMGTIISRPKQ; encoded by the coding sequence ATGAGCGCCGCATTGACTCGTTCGAGGCTGGAGCGGTTCGACCCCGCCATGTTCACCAGAGCCGCCGATATTCTGAGCAAGCAGGCGCAGGTGGCCGAGGAGCGCTCCCAAGGTTTCGCGGAGGGCTTGGTGCAGCAGAGCACGGGCAGGTGGACGGGGGCTGCTGCGGACGCGTTGCACGACCGCGCCGCAGGTTTCGAGGGCACCCACAGGAAAGAACAAATGGTTCTGCTCAACGCGATGAGCATCGCCAACCTCACCCAGGGGCACCTCTCCGAGGCCAAGGGGAAGATTCTGGGGAAGGTCGCGGAGGTCGAGGGCATGCCGATGTTCTTCCAGTCCGAGGACGGGTCGAGGTCGTATGACTGCGGCGACCCGTTCGAGGTGGCCGACGACTTCACCGTCCACGTCAAACCATTGCCGGGTGTCCCGTGGGAGCTTGTGCAGCTCTTGCAGGCCAGGGCCTTTCAGCTCACCGAGGACGTCAAGGCGTTGGTGGGGCAGTTCGAGAGCCTTGACGCGCAGTTGGGGCAGCAGATCCGCCACGCGGTGGACTTCTCCGGGCTCGCGTTGGACGCGAACGGACACCCCTACACCCCGTACGACCCGAGTAGGGACGCCAAGGAGGCGGTGGAGGGCATGGCGTCCGGGGCGGTCCCGGACAATCCTTTCATCCTGCGCTACCAGTGGGGCAAGTTGACCGACGAGGAGAAGTACGAGATGCACCGGAGGCATCCGCATATCGGGGACTTGGACGGGATTCCGGCGGTGGACAAGGACAAGTACAATCGGGCCACGTTCGAGCGAGAGACGGACGAGAAGAAACAGAACCTCCAGCGGATCATGGACGAGCACAAAGACTGGAAACTCGACCACGCGCCTCACGATCCGTGGACCAGCGAGGGCCGCGAGTGGCTGGAATGGAAGAAACGGGCCGACGCAGCGCACACGGACTTGCAGAAGAGCCTTGATTTGCAGAACGCCCTCAAACCCGTGTTGGACCCCAACGGCAACGAGATCACAGGTCAGCACCGCTACCTGCTGCAACACGACCAGGACGGCAGGCACGTCGTGGTCAGCGCCGGGAACCCGGACACGGCGACGAACACCGCGACGTTCGTCCCCGGCACCGGGGAGCACGCCGACCACCTCCCCGGCGACATGTCGCGCATCGACCGCATGTTTGATTCTGCCGTGAAGGCCGGTTCTCCGAAGGACGGGACGTCGGTGATCGCCTGGTTCGGCTACGACGCGCCGGACTGGGTGGGCGAGAACAACCCCTCCTCGCCAGCGGGCGCGGAGGCGGGTGCGCCGCTGCTGGACCGTTTCCAGGACGGTCTGCGGGCCACGCACGAGGGCGATCCCGCGCACGCCACCGTGGTCGGTCATTCCTACGGCTCCACCGTCGTCGGGGAGGCGGCGTCGCACGGGCGGACGTTGAACGCGGACGAGGTGATCTATATGGGCTCGCCGGGGGTCGAGATGCAATCGCCCAGCGACCTCAGCTTGACCGGTGTGCCCCCTTCCCAAGCCGCCGACCACACCTGGGCAGCCGCTGACAAGTACGACCCCGTGCCCCTCTCCGAGCACGCCCCGGTCGTACACGGCCCCTTCGGGATTCCCATCCCCGCGCTCCCCGGCACTGGCCTGGGGCCGTTCGGGGACGCACCGCTCGGTCCCGCGCCCACCGGCTCCGACTTCAACCTGCCCAAAAGCCAGATCATCCCCGTGGACCCGCACCCGCCCAACCCCCTGGACCCCTTCGATTATGCGCACGCGCACAGCGAGTACTGGGATAACACCCCTGGCAAAGACACCGCCCTGAGGACGATGGGCACAATCATCAGCAGGCCCAAGCAATGA
- a CDS encoding helix-turn-helix transcriptional regulator codes for MSRRVLRGFDPQAFRRARLAYRRKGISPQDLGRLSDVGESTIWAWENGTRAPNIDTLARAAAVLGVPLSRIVRIPPRKRTLADLRNLAGFTQPQLAKAVGMTTTALSKLERAETHLTAARAQALAPLLAVSTEEVHAAWQRARDRPPGTPA; via the coding sequence GTGAGCCGCCGCGTCCTGCGAGGCTTCGACCCGCAAGCGTTCCGCCGTGCTCGGCTGGCCTACAGGCGCAAGGGCATCAGCCCACAAGACCTCGGCAGGCTTTCGGATGTGGGAGAGTCCACGATTTGGGCATGGGAGAACGGCACCCGCGCGCCGAACATCGACACGCTCGCCAGAGCCGCCGCTGTGCTCGGCGTTCCCCTCTCGCGAATCGTGCGAATACCGCCGCGCAAGCGGACCCTGGCGGACCTAAGAAATCTCGCCGGATTCACACAGCCCCAGCTGGCGAAAGCGGTGGGCATGACCACGACAGCGCTCTCAAAGCTCGAACGCGCCGAGACGCACCTGACCGCCGCACGCGCGCAAGCCCTCGCCCCGCTGCTCGCCGTGAGCACGGAAGAGGTCCACGCCGCATGGCAACGAGCCCGCGACCGCCCACCCGGCACACCGGCCTAG
- a CDS encoding DMT family transporter, whose translation MVLQKPALRHASSLQVTTFSCLVGALACLPFASQLWAQTSRAPLSVTANIVYLGVFPTALGFLTWGYALSRTHTAKLAATTYAVPFLVVLLSWALLGEVPNAFAVLGGVLCLSGVALARSPRAQPPVSSPTPACSGSTHCRSAPVE comes from the coding sequence ATGGTGCTCCAAAAGCCCGCGCTGCGCCACGCCTCCTCGCTGCAAGTCACCACGTTCAGCTGCCTTGTCGGCGCGCTCGCCTGCCTGCCGTTCGCGAGCCAGCTGTGGGCGCAAACCTCTCGAGCGCCGCTTTCCGTGACCGCGAACATTGTCTACCTCGGTGTTTTTCCGACCGCGCTCGGCTTTCTGACCTGGGGCTACGCCCTCTCCCGGACGCACACGGCGAAACTCGCGGCCACCACGTACGCCGTGCCGTTCCTGGTCGTCCTGCTCAGCTGGGCGCTGCTCGGGGAAGTCCCGAACGCCTTCGCCGTCCTGGGCGGCGTCCTCTGTCTGAGCGGCGTGGCCCTCGCCCGCTCCCCACGCGCACAGCCCCCGGTCAGTTCGCCAACACCGGCGTGTTCGGGCTCGACACATTGTAGGTCTGCGCCGGTTGAGTGA
- a CDS encoding cell division protein FtsQ/DivIB yields MTGWLRAWGLTTVVVLVVVAGGVGVWAGYFSQWFALRSIVVTGNTTVTKEEVVRRLALTPGEPLMRVDLDESTARVEGIRVVASARVGREFPHTLRVELVERTPVAYVDGPDGAHLVDKTGVDFSTIPTPPEGSAKLVVARPSPKDPATAAALAVLSQLPDELRAQVAQVDAKSEIEVSVTLGDGRVVVFGSSKDVPRKAQVALALLTQPAQTYNVSSPNTPVLAN; encoded by the coding sequence GTGACCGGCTGGTTGCGGGCGTGGGGGCTCACCACTGTGGTGGTCCTCGTGGTCGTCGCGGGCGGCGTCGGGGTGTGGGCCGGGTATTTCAGCCAGTGGTTCGCGTTGCGCTCCATCGTCGTGACCGGCAACACGACGGTCACGAAAGAAGAAGTGGTGCGCCGTCTCGCCCTCACCCCGGGCGAGCCGCTCATGCGAGTGGACTTGGACGAGTCCACAGCCCGCGTCGAAGGGATTCGCGTGGTCGCGAGCGCGCGTGTGGGCCGAGAGTTCCCGCACACGTTGCGCGTGGAGCTTGTCGAGCGGACGCCGGTCGCGTATGTGGACGGCCCGGACGGCGCGCACCTTGTGGACAAGACAGGGGTGGATTTCTCCACCATTCCCACGCCGCCGGAAGGGTCCGCGAAACTCGTTGTGGCCCGGCCGTCCCCGAAGGACCCGGCCACGGCCGCGGCGCTCGCGGTGCTCTCGCAACTGCCGGACGAGCTGCGCGCCCAAGTCGCGCAAGTCGACGCGAAGAGCGAGATCGAGGTGTCCGTCACGTTGGGGGACGGGCGCGTCGTCGTCTTCGGGTCGAGCAAAGACGTCCCGCGCAAGGCGCAGGTGGCCTTGGCCCTGCTCACTCAACCGGCGCAGACCTACAATGTGTCGAGCCCGAACACGCCGGTGTTGGCGAACTGA
- the murC gene encoding UDP-N-acetylmuramate--L-alanine ligase: MDDLSRVHFVGIGGAGMSAVARILLARGAGVSGSDLKDSRAITDLRARGAQVLVGHDARALDFLDGGPTAVVVSQAAIPEDNPELVEARKRGVPVLYRPQVLAALMEGSTRVLVSGTHGKTTTTSLTVAALQQAGLDPSFAVGGELGEAGTNAHQGSGNAFVAEADESDGSLLRYQPDAAVVTNVEADHLDHFGSSEAYVAVFDQFVRQIAPGGSLIVDVDDPGAAALGSRAAAAGTRVLGYGSNQAPAGVLLAARLADWSPHGEGARLTVVFEPGGERVFSIGVPGRHMARNALGAVLAAVFAGASLDGAISGVSAFTGVRRRFQLKGAERGVRVFDDYAHHPTEVAATLAGARALVTDPDGSCSGRLVVVFQPHMYSRTRLFATEFAAALEAADEVLVLDVYGAREKPEAGITGALIADQVRAVPARFVPMFSSVAQTAASLAKPGDVVITMGAGDVTLLGGEILDAVAGREA; encoded by the coding sequence GTGGATGATCTGAGCCGAGTCCATTTTGTCGGGATCGGCGGCGCTGGCATGTCCGCCGTCGCCAGGATTCTCTTGGCCCGAGGCGCGGGGGTGTCCGGCTCGGACCTCAAAGACAGCCGCGCGATCACCGACCTGCGCGCCAGGGGCGCGCAGGTGCTCGTCGGGCACGACGCCCGCGCCTTGGACTTCTTGGACGGCGGGCCGACAGCCGTCGTGGTCAGCCAGGCCGCGATCCCGGAGGACAACCCGGAGCTCGTCGAGGCGCGCAAGCGCGGCGTGCCGGTCCTCTACCGCCCGCAAGTGCTCGCGGCGCTGATGGAGGGCAGCACGCGGGTCCTTGTTTCGGGCACCCACGGGAAAACCACCACCACGTCTCTGACGGTCGCCGCGCTGCAACAGGCGGGGCTCGACCCGTCCTTCGCGGTCGGCGGGGAATTGGGCGAGGCAGGCACGAACGCGCACCAGGGCAGCGGCAACGCGTTCGTGGCCGAGGCGGACGAGAGCGACGGGTCGCTCTTGCGCTACCAACCGGACGCCGCTGTGGTGACGAACGTCGAGGCGGACCATCTCGACCATTTCGGCTCCTCGGAGGCGTATGTCGCCGTGTTCGACCAGTTCGTCCGGCAGATCGCTCCGGGCGGGTCGCTCATTGTGGACGTGGACGATCCGGGCGCCGCGGCGTTGGGATCGCGCGCCGCGGCCGCCGGGACGCGGGTGCTCGGCTACGGCTCCAACCAGGCCCCGGCGGGTGTGCTTCTCGCGGCTCGCCTCGCCGACTGGTCGCCGCACGGCGAGGGGGCCCGGCTGACGGTCGTGTTCGAGCCGGGCGGCGAGCGCGTGTTCTCGATCGGCGTGCCGGGCAGGCATATGGCGCGCAACGCCCTCGGGGCGGTGCTCGCCGCCGTCTTCGCGGGCGCGAGCCTCGACGGGGCGATCAGCGGCGTGTCCGCCTTCACCGGAGTCCGCAGGCGGTTCCAGCTCAAAGGGGCCGAGCGGGGCGTGCGGGTCTTTGACGACTACGCCCACCATCCCACCGAAGTGGCTGCGACGCTCGCCGGGGCGCGGGCCCTGGTCACCGACCCGGACGGCTCGTGCTCGGGCCGGTTGGTCGTGGTCTTCCAGCCGCACATGTACTCACGCACCCGGCTGTTCGCCACGGAGTTCGCCGCCGCGCTCGAAGCCGCGGACGAAGTCTTGGTCCTCGACGTCTACGGGGCGCGGGAGAAACCGGAAGCGGGGATCACCGGCGCGCTGATCGCGGACCAAGTGCGCGCGGTCCCGGCCCGGTTCGTGCCGATGTTCTCGTCTGTTGCGCAGACCGCGGCGTCTTTGGCCAAGCCCGGAGACGTGGTCATCACGATGGGCGCGGGCGATGTGACGTTGCTCGGCGGTGAGATTCTCGACGCTGTCGCGGGGCGCGAAGCGTGA
- the murG gene encoding undecaprenyldiphospho-muramoylpentapeptide beta-N-acetylglucosaminyltransferase, protein MTGRLSVVVAGGGTAGHIEPALAVADTIKQARPQALVTALGTPRGLEGALVPARGYPLELVPAVPLPRKPSRDLATVPSRLAGAVRAAASVLDRVQADVLVGFGGYVAVPAYLAARRRKIPIVVHEANAKAGIANRLGARFADQVFTASGQTRLKGGTPVGVPVRQQIAQLDRAASRASAREHFGLDPHAPTLLVFGGSQGARALNEAVVAASARITAAGVQILHAKGPNQTLSAEPSSAFEGRVRHVVVDYLTRMDLAYAAADLALCRSGAMTVAEVSAVGLPSVFVPLPHGNGEQALNALDLVAAGGGLLVPEAELTADRLGEIVRGLLCEQRGTGQGALARMAESALRAGSHDTAEVIVRAVLALAEGARRG, encoded by the coding sequence ATGACGGGCAGGTTGAGCGTCGTTGTCGCGGGCGGCGGGACAGCTGGGCACATCGAGCCCGCCCTCGCCGTCGCCGACACGATCAAACAGGCCCGGCCGCAGGCGCTCGTGACCGCGCTGGGCACCCCTCGGGGGCTTGAAGGCGCCCTCGTGCCAGCCCGAGGGTATCCGCTGGAGCTGGTCCCGGCGGTGCCGTTGCCGCGCAAACCCTCCCGAGACCTGGCGACTGTGCCGTCCCGGCTCGCGGGCGCGGTGCGGGCGGCAGCGAGCGTCTTGGACCGGGTGCAGGCGGACGTGCTGGTGGGCTTCGGCGGGTACGTCGCGGTGCCGGCGTATCTCGCCGCGCGGCGGCGCAAAATCCCGATTGTCGTGCATGAGGCAAACGCCAAGGCGGGAATCGCGAACCGGCTCGGAGCCAGGTTCGCCGACCAGGTGTTCACCGCTTCAGGTCAGACGAGGCTCAAAGGGGGGACGCCGGTCGGCGTCCCGGTGCGCCAGCAGATCGCCCAGCTGGACCGCGCTGCCTCGCGCGCCAGCGCCAGGGAGCATTTCGGTTTGGACCCGCACGCTCCGACGCTCCTCGTGTTCGGCGGCTCGCAAGGCGCGCGCGCCTTGAACGAGGCCGTCGTCGCGGCTTCGGCCCGGATCACAGCTGCCGGTGTGCAAATCCTTCATGCGAAGGGCCCGAATCAGACGCTTTCCGCGGAACCCTCCAGCGCCTTCGAGGGCAGGGTGCGCCACGTCGTCGTGGACTACCTCACCCGGATGGACCTCGCCTACGCCGCTGCGGACCTCGCGTTGTGCAGGTCCGGCGCGATGACTGTCGCCGAAGTTTCCGCCGTCGGCCTGCCTTCGGTCTTCGTCCCCTTGCCGCACGGCAATGGCGAGCAGGCGCTCAACGCCTTGGATTTGGTGGCGGCGGGCGGCGGTCTCTTGGTCCCCGAGGCCGAGCTGACCGCTGACCGGCTCGGCGAGATCGTGCGCGGCCTGCTCTGCGAGCAGCGCGGAACAGGACAGGGAGCGCTCGCGAGGATGGCCGAATCGGCCCTGCGGGCAGGAAGCCACGACACGGCCGAGGTGATCGTGCGCGCGGTGTTGGCATTGGCCGAGGGAGCCCGTCGTGGATGA